GGATGGTGTTGTCGGGCAGCCGTCCTATGGTGACCGGATTTTGCGAAAGAGGGACTTCTTTCAGGACAGAGTCTTCGAATTTAAGAAAGAGTTTCGCCATTTCAGTTTCCTCCGCCGAGCGCGAAGTCAAAAAGTTTGTGATACCACTGACGCTCCACCACACGCAGAAGCAGGCAGGTGATGTTGTCGTCTCCACCTTGATCTTTGGCTGCCTGGATGAGATGTTCGCACGCTTCGTCGAGCGAGCGTGAGTCTTCAATGATTGCCTTCAATGATTCCGGCCTTACCAATTTGGTAAGCCCATCGGTCGCGAGTAGATAAACGTCGTCCTGCAGAGCCAGCAGGTCTTGCACTTCGGGCTCCAGGTTCGGCTCGGAACCGAGCGCGCGAATGATGATGTTTTGCAGCTCGGACCGCTCCGCCTGTTCGGCGCTCATCATGCCGCGTCGCACCTGCTCGGCAACCAGCGAATGATCTTGCGTGAGTTGCTCGATTGCGCCATTGCGCACGCGGTACACGCGGCTGTCTCCGGCATGCGCGAGCGTCAGCAGGCCATCGTCATGAAAGAAAGCTGCGACGATGGTCGTGCCCATACCTTGCTGCAGGTCGTTCTTCTGTCCGGCGTCGAAGACGGCTGTATTCGCTTGTTGGATGGCGGTCCAGAGATGACGTCCGGCGGGGGAAAGATCTTCGGGGAGGCCATCGACGTCGGCGTAGCTGCCGTTCTGTTTCGAATTGCGGAAGTATTCGAGCACGAGGTCGACGCCCATTTTGCTGGCAACTTCACCAGCTTGGGCTCCGCCCATGCCATCGCAGACCACATAGATGCCGAGGCTCTGGTCCCAACCGAGGTTGTCTTCGTTGTTGGTGCGCACGCAGCCTACGTCGGTCCTGCCGGCGGATTCGAGCATGAGGTGCATGCGTTGAACAGAGTACTCCCTTGGCATCTTGAGAGCTTTGTCCACATGACTCTACCCGCAGAATCGCCGCATTGGAAGTGTTTGGGGCGATACCAAAGATTCAAAAGTGACTAAGGTTACTTGAAAGGTCCGGACAGGAATTTTCGGATTGCAGGTTCGACGCTTGGTCGCGGCTTTGTACCCAGCAAAATCAACGTCAACAGCAAACGCAAGGTCCTTCGCCCAAAGGCGGGGCTCAGGATGACACGGGTATGAGGACGCTACCGTCTTGGTTGATACCGCGAGCAACGTGGAACGGTCAGTGCTGCAGGCGAGTTTAGGACGTGAGCTTTTTCACCAGCGCGATCACGAAATCGGGAAATCACGAAATCGGGAAATCACGGAATACCCACCGCGTCGAATGGCCGCTGCGGCATCTCAGAAAGCTGCGCCGCCGATTCGGATCTGCACCTTTCAGTGCTCGCGAAACCGCGTATCTGCACTTGCGCTCTCGTAAGGAAATTCTCACATTTGCGAGCCTCCAACTTCACGTCTTAGAATCGACTGTTTTCTGTGGAGCACTCTATGCCGATGCCGGAATTCAATCAGCTTTGTAACGAAGCGAAACGGGAGATTCAGGAAATCGATGTCGAAGCGCTTAAGACCATGCAGAAGCGTGGAGACAACTTTGAGTTGATTGATGTCCGCGAGCCCGATGAAGCTCAACGCGGCATGATTCCTGGCGCAAAGCACATATCACGCGGCGTGCTCGAGCGAGACATCGACAAAGTCACAACCGACAAGAACCAAAAGATCGTTCTTTATTGCGGCGGCGGAAGCCGGTCGGCTCTCTCCGCCTGGATGCTGAAGAAGATGGGATTCAACAACGTGTATTCGCTGATCGGCGGCTGGTCAGCGTGGAATAAGTAGGCTACTGGCTCCTGGCTATTGGCTCTTCACATACGCTGCCGAGAATTTGGAACGTTTTTCCAAACAGCGAAAAAATCCCAGAGTTTGTGAAGAAGAACGGGCAAGCTTGGTGCACCTGTGAGAGCCAGTGGCCAGAAGCCAGAAGCGTGTTTAGGAGTTCACCTTGATCGATCTCAAAGGGCACAAACTTACCTGGCTCGGACATGCGACGTTCCATATTGAAACTCCTTCAGGGAAGTCGATCCTGATTGACCCATGGGTGATGAACAATCCCGCTTGTCCGGACAACAAGAAGAGTTTCAAGAAGATCGATGTGATGCTCTGCACGCATGGGCATGGCGACCACATCGGCGACGCCGTTGAGCTTGCCAAGAAACACAATCCGAAGATCACGGGCGTTTACGAGCTCTGCTTGTGGCTGCAAAAGAAGGGCGCCAAGCAAATCCAACCAATGAATAAAGGTGGGTCGCAGACCATCGAAGGCGTGCGCGTGACCATGGTTCATGCCGACCACTCCTGCGGAATTGAAGATGAAGGCCAGATCATTTACGGCGGTGAAGCCTGCGGGTATGTGATCGAACTGGAAGGCGGAGTGAAGATCTATCACGCCGGCGATACCAACGTTTTTTGGGATATGCAAATCATTCGCGAGCTTTATGCTCCCGAAGTGGTCATGCTACCCATCGGCGATCTGTTCACGATGTCACCGCGCGAGGCGGCGTACGCCTGCAAGCTGCTGAAGCCAAAATTCGTGATCCCTATGCATTTTGATACCTTCCCACTGCTTACGGGACGGCCGCCGCAACTGGCAAAGCTGCTTGAGGGAGGCGGCGCTCAGGTGGTCGCGATGCAACATGGAGAGACGCTGCGCTAACAGTCATCCAGGAGGCGCAATCGCGTCCGGCGAGCCGCTGGAGTGAGCGGTGGCGCACAGTCACAATTTGTGACAAAAAATCCCTGGTCGTTCCCTGTTCGCTTGCGGCACTCTCGCCGATTGTCTTTGCAACTCTGCTAATTTCAATGGAGTAGGGAGAAATTCCTTACAATCGCTGTTAATTCGCTGGCCCGCGAGCAAATTTGCGGATTTTGGGCAGAATTCTTCA
Above is a genomic segment from Terriglobales bacterium containing:
- a CDS encoding Stp1/IreP family PP2C-type Ser/Thr phosphatase, with protein sequence MHLMLESAGRTDVGCVRTNNEDNLGWDQSLGIYVVCDGMGGAQAGEVASKMGVDLVLEYFRNSKQNGSYADVDGLPEDLSPAGRHLWTAIQQANTAVFDAGQKNDLQQGMGTTIVAAFFHDDGLLTLAHAGDSRVYRVRNGAIEQLTQDHSLVAEQVRRGMMSAEQAERSELQNIIIRALGSEPNLEPEVQDLLALQDDVYLLATDGLTKLVRPESLKAIIEDSRSLDEACEHLIQAAKDQGGDDNITCLLLRVVERQWYHKLFDFALGGGN
- a CDS encoding rhodanese-like domain-containing protein, translated to MPMPEFNQLCNEAKREIQEIDVEALKTMQKRGDNFELIDVREPDEAQRGMIPGAKHISRGVLERDIDKVTTDKNQKIVLYCGGGSRSALSAWMLKKMGFNNVYSLIGGWSAWNK
- a CDS encoding metal-dependent hydrolase: MIDLKGHKLTWLGHATFHIETPSGKSILIDPWVMNNPACPDNKKSFKKIDVMLCTHGHGDHIGDAVELAKKHNPKITGVYELCLWLQKKGAKQIQPMNKGGSQTIEGVRVTMVHADHSCGIEDEGQIIYGGEACGYVIELEGGVKIYHAGDTNVFWDMQIIRELYAPEVVMLPIGDLFTMSPREAAYACKLLKPKFVIPMHFDTFPLLTGRPPQLAKLLEGGGAQVVAMQHGETLR